DNA from Phaeodactylum tricornutum CCAP 1055/1 chromosome 30, whole genome shotgun sequence:
AAAAATGGCCGTGGCGCTGCtgtctttggaaacgccaaCACCCGTTTTAAAGAAGACGTAGAGCTGTGGCGCTCCTTTTTCCAACCCCGCCGAGGAGCCTTGAGATCTTATGTAAAAAATGTGCTTCTCTATTTGATATTGCCAGCGGCAGGTGTTGCAGCAATACTATACTACTTGGTGGAGAATCCACCCACAGGAAAGTCAGAGGATGGCTCCAGCGGCGATCATGCTTCGGCGTCTTGGTGGATCTTATTTATCTGCATTCGCCAAATTATTACTTTTTCGATGGCTCTCGGTGCCCAAACACTGATTATTGACTATCTCGCTCTGGGCAGCCGCAATCTGCTCCGCCTCGCGGGTCCAGTTGTCACCCTGCTCATCGTTCAAAGCAAGGGATGGCcctttttgttcttctcTTGGTCGTTGTTTGACTTCGCGATGCTGTCTGGTACGGGTCCTTTTGCTGCGCACTGGGCCTTCTGGCAGAATACTGTCGGGCTTTTCAACGAAAAGAATCCAAGCGGAAATGTGGTCTCAAATGAATGGAATATTCGTTTGTTGGCTGTTGCGATGTGCGTAAGCTTGGTTGTGGCCGTCAAACGCTTTTTGATAGGATTATACCTGGGTCGACAAACCTTTGCTCATTTCGGGAAGCCTCTGGCGAAAGTTATGAAGAAAATGCTGCTCGTAGGTGAAGTGGCTGCACTGGCAAGGGATATCGAAAAAAAGGAATCAAATCGAAACCAATCAAATCGAGAAGGGAACTCACAGTTTGGTTATAGGCTTGATAGTCATGTTAGCTTGAGAGGCTTAGCATTGtcttccgacgacgaagatggaTCTACCACCGAATCGCCAACATCGCGTAGAGGAAGTGTGGACACTTTGCAATCCGACAGGGTGATCAATATGAACGATCGCGACCCGCTGACGGGAAACCTGCAGTATTCCGAAAAGATGAAGTTGAGACAACTGTTAGAGCGGTGGGAAGAACCGGATCGGGAATTTGATCAGCAGAGGGTGAGTCCTTTTGTCGCTAGTAAGGAAGCTTCGATAGTTCAAAATTCTCACGAAGATAAACTTGCAATTCCACAGGATCAAAAAGCCTCCATTTCCGCTGTTTTAAACTTTCGGAACGCTCTCACCTTTATTCAGACAACCTACCCGTTCTCTTTTGCGTTTGGCCCCGCACATTATAGAGAGCAGTGTATCGATTCTGCACAAGAAGTCTACATGCGCCTTTATAAGCACAATGCGGAAGAGCTGGTCCTTCACTTTGAGACTATTGCCCTTATTGCTCTTCGTGAGGACGGCAGCGTTGACCAGGACAAAGCGAAGGATTTGGTTAAGCTCTTTCGTCCAGACCGCGAGGGAAATTTGACTATGCTGGATTTTGTAAAAAGCATCGATGCTGTTTACAAAGACTTTCGGCTTTTGAGTGCTTCGATCGAGAACTCTACACAGATTGACCGTGCATTCGAAAACATTTTCAATATTGGATTCTATGCCGTTGTGATCACGGTAACATTATCACAGCTGGGATTCGATCCTTTGGCCCTTTTTCTAAGCCTTTCCTCTGTCATTCTCGCATTCGCTTTTGCGATTGGCAGCGCATCTGCGAAATATTTTGAAGGGGTTCTGTTTATTCTTGTCCGCCGTCCTTATTCGATCGGTGACCGGGTGCATGTGTCGAACGTCGAAGCCGATACCAGCTTTGACGGATCGCCTGGCTGGGTTGTGGAAAACGTAACACTTTTTGAAAGTAAGTTGCCGTCTGGGATGGCCTGTTCACATTTGGCTCCATTGGTCTGACTAACGCCGTTGCGTTTCTTTGTTGATAGCCACGGTTATTTGGGGGCCCACCAACGAGCGTGCTAGCCTGTCCAACGGCTCGCTTGCTAACAGTCGTATTATCAACCTTGCACGATCGCCACAAGCCCAATTATTTATCTATCTCAAGATCCCAATTGACACTTCCTACGAAAAGATTCTGATTTTCAAATCAGCCGTGGAGGAATACATGAAGGCCCGTCCCCGGGAATGGCTGGCACTCAATGGTTTTCGGGCGAATCGTATTGCTGCCGACTTGGGCTGGACGGAATATCTTATTATCATTCAGCACCGTGAAAGTTGGCAAGAAGTGGGTCAGGTCCTCGATAGCAAGGCCAATTTGAGCAGTTATTGTCAGGAAGTGGCCAAACAGCTCAACATTCACTACAAAGCGCCACCACTACCGGTCAATCTCAAGTACGCACAAGCGGCCAGTCCAGAGGAAGTCCTGGAAAGCAGCGATGCGATTGACACCGATTTGGACAGTGTGGCTCGGACCCAAGAATTTCGGTCGATGGCCTTGAGCAAGCACAACATTCGATACAGTTAGAGTATATAGACTACAATATGCGTGCAACAAAGTCAGTAGAAGAGAGATTGCCCCTTCTAAGTACGCCCCTTCGATTCATAATTTACATAAGATATCTGCATATGCATAGTACTAATACGTACATTCTATGATACAGGATACGAACAACCAAACCTCGTTTTCGATGAATACTCCCGCGTTACCGAGCTTGCGGGTAACACCCTTTCTCCCACgtcgtttttctttgttaAATACTATCTCCAAAAGGACGACTGGGGTTTGGTGGGAGGCTCATCCGTCCGCGTGAGGTCTACCTCATCGTCTTCGAGAGCGGCTAGTACGTTGTTGGCGACGTCGGCCACAAGTTTGAGGACCACCGTCAGGCCCACAAAGCCGGCTCCATACACGTACCAGGGTTGGGCCGTACCGTTACCCACGGTGAGTGCTTGTCCCACCATACCGGTGTAAACGTAGGCGACGGTACCAGGCGCAAAGCCCAGCAGGGTGGCACAGAAGTAACTCCCGAAGGAAATACTGGAGGCACCGTATACGTAATTCGACAAGGCAAAGGGGAAAATGGGGGACAGTCGGACCAGGAGAAGGAGTTGGAAGCCTTCTTTCCCAATGGCGGCGTCGAGTTTGGCCATGCGAGGATTTTCCTCGAGGATTCCTTCCACCCAACTGCGGAGTACGGTTTTCCCGACGACAAACGCCACACTGGCGGCTACGGTAGCCGCAATAAGGACGACTGCGACGCCCTGGGTAAGGCCGAATAAGTAACCGGCCGAGAGGGTCAACGGTGTAGCGGGTACGGCCAGTATTTCGGCCACGGTATAGAGGATACCAAAGTAGACGACTCCGAGGGGTCCTAAATCTCGGATACCTTCCGCAAGCTCGCTCAAAACTTCCTGCGGATGATTCCAGACGTTGGTAATCGTGGCAGCGAGCGTCGGTACCGCGCCTCCCTCACTAGAAGCCATCCGGAACGGTTCCAGGAGCGGATCGAGATGGATACTGTTACCGGCGGTGGTGACGGCTCCGGCCGACAGCACGAGAGCCGCGGCAAGAACAGCCCAAGGGACCGCTGGATGGAGCGTatcggtatcgtcgtcggtggGCGATTTCTCGACACGATTCCCCAGTTTCTCGTCTCCACGGTTCCGGAATGATCCATTACGTGGCGGCGGACGCGGACGTTGCCGGTCGTGGTCGGCGTCCGCATCGGGCACGGAGCGAATAGGCTTGCTCAAGGCGAACCACGCCTTTGGCGTCGTGGTGGAAGTCGTATTTTCGGAATGCGGTTCTTGGATTTGCTTGTAGGCTGCCCCAAGGTGGTGATTCCGGGAAAAGGTGTAGGGCACGGCACGCATCGGGAGGGGAACGACCCAGGCGTGTACGACGGACATCCACGGGCCTGTATTCCAAACGCACAGAAAgtaccaccaccaacaaccgCCGCACCCTGCTCGGGAAATCATGGTGCTGTAAAGCTCTGGCGACGTGACAATTTCGTCCAGCGGGGAATTGGCGGTGCGAACGAATCCTCTCTGGTACGAAAATACAGCGAAGGAACGTAtcgtgtcactgtcaataggagtgtatgtatgtgtgtatgtgtgtgtatggGGGGATAATACAGTTCCGTGTTGACTGTGTGATGTGGAAAGCCAAGAAGGTGTTCCGAGCAAAGGGGGATCGGGCAACGGGAGATTTCTGCGTGGATCTCGGTCCGAACGTACGCGTGAAAATGAGGGTCGGTCGGCGACCGCGTATGTACGCAAACATCGGTCTCCCAAGTTCTCCTTCGCCCGAGAGCGATCGAGAAACTACCGACGCGGATGAGGCGTCTCGTTACGACTCGTTGGAATCGCGCCAACGACACCGTCCGTCCTCGGTACGAGCCTCCGCGTTCCGTGGGACTCGATTCTGGTGAGACAGACAGGCGATCACACGAACCGATGGATACGGGATGTTTGCGAACCCTCGCGCGTACCAGTCACACGCAGTGCAATGTGTGTCTACGGGAAGAGTGTCAAGCGAACCCCGACGCGGACACTCCAGAGAACAACCCAGATGGAATTTGTGGCTAACTGAAATAGGTAGTTGCCGACACTCGGATCTTTTCCATCCCTATCCTGCCACAACCCACTTTGGCACCACCAAAGCTAGATTATCCGTGGCACATCATCGACTACAAAAAACCACTACAGTCACGGCTACTACcactgctgctactgctgcaCACTCAATTTATTGTCTCGTCAGTCTCAAAATGTGGCGTTCGAGTGTCCGATTCCTGTTGGTGTGGGCGGCGAGTGCCGGTATCGTCACTCTGGCCTTTACGACgccgacgattccgacggtGCGGCGGATGACGCGCCTCGCCGCCACGGAAACCGAAGTTCCCGTCATTATCAACGGGCAAAACATTGAACTCACACCAGCCTTGGTGGAACACGTCAACAAACGCATCGGTGGACAAATCAACAAGTTGGCCAGTAACGGAGCCATTCAGGAATGCGACGTGATTCTCTCCGTCAGTAAGAACCCCAAGGTACGGAACGTCGGGACCACGTAGATTGTAAGGAGGATGATTCCCCGTCTTGCCGAAACGTATCGTAAACACAATCTCACCTTTGTTCGACGAACCACATATCCACAAACACACTCGTGTATTCGTTAGGTCAAAAACGGACACCGCGTGGAAGTCGTCACGAACCTCAAGGGCACGTCGATCATTTGCCACAACGAGAGTCCGGACATGTACGCTTCCATCGACGCCGCCTCGCACGCACTCTACCGCAAACTTTGCAAGTACAAGGACAATCGGGTAGCTGGTTGGCACGGGGGTGAAAAAATGGGCAACGACATTATGGAAGTCCTCGAAAACCTCGAGGATGTTTCGGAATACACCGCCACGCCCGTCGCGGAAGAATACGTCGATCCCGAAGCTCCCACCATTACCAAGGTCAAAAACTTTGATCTCACCAAACCCATGAGTGTACAGGAAGCCGTCTTTGCTCTGGATTACATTGATCACGACTTTTACGTCTTTCGCAACGCCGAGACCAACGAAATTTCTGTCGTGTACAAGCGCCACGTGGGCGGTATTGGACTCGTCGAGCCCTAGAGCGAGGCAATACTCGTGAGACCGTATCGTGGAGGACGATCCGAGTTGCACCAGACTTTCGGTGCGTACTCTCGCTGTACCAAGCCGTTCTGCCACGCACGTATGCAGAGACTGCGCTATTGGAGTAGTCTAGGCAACAATCTAGTAGACACATAATATGAActgaagaaacgaaaaaatcaAAGCTGGTGAAAACCGAGGCAACGCTTTATAAGTTTAGAGCCGTCGTAGTCTGGGCAAGTAACGACAAAGGAGTCGAAATACTGTGGATGCGTTACTTTGATTCTTCCCGCAAGCCTTGACCGCCGACACCCATCCCGCGCCAGAGTTTCCATCAATATCATTGAACCGTCATTGATCCGTGCTGTGTCTTGCCGGTTCCGTCCATGCTTTACAAACAAAACAAGGGCAACACAAAGAGTAATGGCAGCAGAAAGGGAATTATCCAGAGCGAACATCCACACGTAAAGAACGATGCCACACAGGCCAAAAAGATGGTGAACAGGATGGAGAGTGAAATCATGAAACAACCAGCAGGCTGTCTCAATGTCACGTGGACCGTCGTCACGGTTTGGCGGTACGGTGTAAACGCTAAATAGGTTCCCACGGTGGCTTCTTCACGCCAGGGTTTCCCACCCCCCGTCAAGAAGACATCCGCGGGGCGCACGCGGTGGTGGCCCAGAACGACGTCGTGGTAGTGCGCCAACAATCGGGTCTTGAGCGCATGGATCGATTCGTTCCCGTCCGTCAGGGGTAAACTGAACGTCTGTATCGTGGTGCGACAGTGGGTTGGGCAAAGGGGGCAGCGTCAGACCGTGCCGTCGGAGAAAGTACAATTCTGCTCACCCTCGCGAAGATTTCGACTTGATCAAGCCAGCTCTCGGCAAGCAACTAGGCCTCTGAGTCTTACCTGGCCTTGGAACATAAAGAATAACGTGACAGGCGCTTGACTTTCCGCCTGGGACCTGTTGTGGATCAGAGACAGGCCGGCGACGGCCGGGGTCCCGCCTTCTTGCTCCAGTGCGCCCCGTGGGAGTCGCCAAACGGCCATGGTAGAAAGGCGTCACGGGGGGACAATTGTCGACAGACCCTGGTATACCCTCTCCAAAAGGTATCGTCCAATGCCGAGATTGCGCAATGCATCGACGTCGATACACCCCACCGACACCGAACCTCTCGGGCAATTCTTCTGAACGGAAACGGAGCGAAAGCATTCGGGGAAATGAGACGGGCGTCGGCACGAAAACGGCTCGTCACCTAGGCTCGGAGGCGCGCATTGGATAAATATGTCAGTGCCGTGTCGGAGGGAAGGAAACTACCTACCTATGCCGACAAAAGAATTTACCTATAGTTTTCGAAGTCGAATGAATTGTAAAACCTGAACAGGGTTCGAATTGGAAGAGTTGGTTGTATGTTGGAAAACTATCATTCCATAACCATCTTGCGTAACGTAGCTACTGTTGCTCCGTCTCAGTCTAAAAAAAGGTTTACCGAGTATCGCGTTTTTAGTAAACGTAATTAGCAACGTAGAGAGATTCTTCCTCGGAAGGCTGGGATCCCGGCTCGTATTTTCCTTGGCATGCCGCCGCGTTGGCCATGGCCCGGGCGAGTAGCTGGTCCTGCGCCGCTTTTACGTTGTCGTCTCGGCCACCCCACTTCTGTAGGCAACTTGACTGCATGGCGCGGGAGAAGGAAAAGGTCAAGGCCCACGGTCCCAAGCGATCAATCTTGTTGATTTCGTTCAAATATATGGAAGAGTCTTCTTCCGAAGTCCCGCCCGACAAAAACGTGACGCCCGGCATGGCGGGTGGAAGGCAGCGTTGGAGGGTCTGCACGGTCATTGCGGCAatttcttccggtttggGCTTGTCCGGACAGTCGACACCAGCCACCGTCATGGACGGCTTGAGCAGTGAGCCTTCCAACAAGACGCCATTTTCCTGCAAACACTTGTATACGGTCGTCAAGAGGCGTTCCTGAACCTTGGCCGTAGTGGCAAGGTCGTGCGTGCCGTCGATCAATATTTCGGGTTCGACGATCGGGACGAGGCCCGCTTCTTGGCAAATGCGGGCGTAGCGAGCCAACCCCCAGGCGGCTTCCTGGACGGCAAGATCGGATGGCAAATCCTGTTCCACGTTGATGCGGACCGCGGTACGCCATTTGGCGAAACGGGCGCCCTGTTCGTAGTGCTTACAGCATTTTTCGTAGAGCCCGTCCAGGCCAGAGCACCAGGTTTCACCTGGGCCACCACCGCACAAGGGCTTCAAACCACTGTCGACCTTGATGCCGGGGATAATACCTGCATCGGTCAGAACGTCAACAAACGGGACGCCCTCGGTCGATGATTGGTACAAGGTTTCTTCAAAGAGAATGGCTCCGGAAATGTAGTCACCTAGATTGGGAGTGGTGAATAAGAGTTGACGCCACTGCAATCCACCAACAAACCAAGTCGGTGAGAGTGGGTCGAGCAAAAAAAGGTTGCGTTGACAAGGTTCCTATTCGTAAACATGAACACACGTACCACCTGCCGGTTTTCTTCGGTATTTTCCAATCCAATGGACTCCAGACGCGTACCAACTGTTCCCGTCGATTCATCGCAGGCCAAGAGACCGTAACCTGGACGAACCATGCGATTCGCCGTGTCGCGAAGCTCGTCCGCGTACTTGTCGAGACTCATGCTCAACGGAGCGAACGATCTAATTCCGTTCTTTCCATTGCTCGATGAGACGGGGGCCGAAAAAGCAGCTGCGTGACTGGCTTGCAAAACCAGAAGAACTGCAAGTGAAGATTGCAAGGAGAATCTCATGGTGTAGAGTTTAACGCGTTGCGTTGTGCACGAAGATCTTGGACAGAAAAGAAGCCAGTCAGTTTGTACGTTTCGTACAGGTGACGTTGACGTTGGTTACGTAAAGATGCAGAACGCCAAAGAAGGAATTTACGACAGCCAATTCGCCTACGTTCGCCCGTAAGAATCACGCGGACTTCTTTCGAGCATGATCGAGAACTTGAGTCCTGGTCGGTTGGCACGTGTCCACACCCGCCATCGGAAGCATTTTTTTACTTTCCGTATCGCTGGCTATCGCCGGGTAGAATGAATCCTGCGCCATTCCTGTAAGTGCATCAGAGAAGTACAGACACACTCCGGCTGTGTGCCCTCCCGTGACCGTCATGGTCGTCCCGACTCTCGGCACAGGACCGAGTCTCGCCACCAATTtcaaaaatccaaaaatcGACAATATTTTTTGAGTTTGAATCATGTTTGAAGGTATCTCGTTTCTTTGCAGCAGAGATAAGGTTAATCTAAATCTATCGCAAGAGAGCGAGCTTAAAAAGCACTCGCGACTAACAGTATCACTCGGAGAATCTGTTCGTATCTGTTCATCTACCAATAAAAAGTCCCCGGCAACAAAGTAGCGCTCTAGACTCCGAGGTAGGAACGTCGACTGTGACGACCGAAAAACCATCGTccacttcctttttcaaagtcagtcgtcaatcacagtcaataaacACCAAATTCATTCCGACGGATCTTTGCCAAATTTCAAGACC
Protein-coding regions in this window:
- a CDS encoding predicted protein, encoding MNTNTAPGREEKDDPQRIDGSEFLAQVRGTGGGNPSRDTAIATAHSEETLRARNGSLGQRQNLAALADLFVQPTSVSSHPTLASSDGGSTSATSTSNSPQPEQVHTLPANNGASQLPNSLPPRHPPHHQRKVSWGRDVPQGEEQTQQSRQKRTSSGDLGLNLPELDSTSSAPPVLEQQVGDSWMPPPRLRLTSSNSVGGAPQGGDRLRLDHILHAGPFEQEAETHILKALEQQAAEEGAMHRDRADTGTSTILSHIPDSVHGFRLESPRNSVDSNQANATTSDTGDPVTSESQSASRQEQTPLVRERPVPLHKRNQSVEQTLFGLTTALSALHHGEPLPHQAPTHNQRRQSHPPPPDTNSSPEEEPLGSADQLANNAVRIAKMEEEGTKKQNKGAERWASIQQNLPTLLEGKLEKVEAPEGGDVEIGKQEPSSNSVTSSNSASDGVTQRHRFRKNGRGAAVFGNANTRFKEDVELWRSFFQPRRGALRSYVKNVLLYLILPAAGVAAILYYLVENPPTGKSEDGSSGDHASASWWILFICIRQIITFSMALGAQTLIIDYLALGSRNLLRLAGPVVTLLIVQSKGWPFLFFSWSLFDFAMLSGTGPFAAHWAFWQNTVGLFNEKNPSGNVVSNEWNIRLLAVAMVINMNDRDPLTGNLQYSEKMKLRQLLERWEEPDREFDQQRTTYPFSFAFGPAHYREQCIDSAQEVYMRLYKHNAEELVLHFETIALIALREDGSVDQDKAKDLVKLFRPDREGNLTMLDFVKSIDAVYKDFRLLSASIENSTQIDRAFENIFNIGFYAVVITVTLSQLGFDPLALFLSLSSVILAFAFAIGSASAKYFEGVLFILVRRPYSIGDRVHVSNVEADTSFDGSPGWVVENVTLFETTVIWGPTNERASLSNGSLANSRIINLARSPQAQLFIYLKIPIDTSYEKILIFKSAVEEYMKARPREWLALNGFRANRIAADLGWTEYLIIIQHRESWQEVGQVLDSKANLSSYCQEVAKQLNIHYKAPPLPVNLKYAQAASPEEVLESSDAIDTDLDSVARTQEFRSMALSKHNIRYS
- a CDS encoding predicted protein, producing MASSEGGAVPTLAATITNVWNHPQEVLSELAEGIRDLGPLGVVYFGILYTVAEILAVPATPLTLSAGYLFGLTQGVAVVLIAATVAASVAFVVGKTVLRSWVEGILEENPRMAKLDAAIGKEGFQLLLLVRLSPIFPFALSNYVYGASSISFGSYFCATLLGFAPGTVAYVYTG
- a CDS encoding predicted protein — protein: MTRLAATETEVPVIINGQNIELTPALVEHVNKRIGGQINKLASNGAIQECDVILSVSKNPKVKNGHRVEVVTNLKGTSIICHNESPDMYASIDAASHALYRKLCKYKDNRVAGWHGGEKMGNDIMEVLENLEDVSEYTATPVAEEYVDPEAPTITKVKNFDLTKPMSVQEAVFALDYIDHDFYVFRNAETNEISVVYKRHVGGIGLVEP
- the FbaC5 gene encoding fructose-bisphosphate aldolase (catalyzes the cleavage of fructose 1,6 bisphosphate; plastidic protein), which encodes MRFSLQSSLAVLLVLQASHAAAFSAPVSSSNGKNGIRSFAPLSMSLDKYADELRDTANRMVRPGYGLLACDESTGTVGTRLESIGLENTEENRQVWRQLLFTTPNLGDYISGAILFEETLYQSSTEGVPFVDVLTDAGIIPGIKVDSGLKPLCGGGPGETWCSGLDGLYEKCCKHYEQGARFAKWRTAVRINVEQDLPSDLAVQEAAWGLARYARICQEAGLVPIVEPEILIDGTHDLATTAKVQERLLTTVYKCLQENGVLLEGSLLKPSMTVAGVDCPDKPKPEEIAAMTVQTLQRCLPPAMPGVTFLSGGTSEEDSSIYLNEINKIDRLGPWALTFSFSRAMQSSCLQKWGGRDDNVKAAQDQLLARAMANAAACQGKYEPGSQPSEEESLYVANYVY